A window of the Streptomyces sp. NBC_00454 genome harbors these coding sequences:
- a CDS encoding ABC transporter ATP-binding protein, with protein MTRNAVQVRGLRKQYGEVTAVDGLDLTIRQGEVFGLLGPNGAGKSTTVEILQGHRQRDGGEVSVLGADPAVAGRAWRSRVGIVWQDESAPAELTVRETVEHFARYYPAPRDPAGVIALVGLEHKREERVKALSGGQRRRLDVALGVIGNPELLLLDEPTTGFDPAARRQFWDLIRLLSAEGTTIVLTTHYLEEAEALADRLAVIANGKVVAEGEPAGLRSRFGTGATVEWTEADGTPRSVSTQTPTRTVAELMARFDGEIPGLKIGRPTLEDVYLRLTGQLVPATARQQEEAR; from the coding sequence ATGACACGAAATGCGGTGCAGGTGCGGGGGCTTCGCAAACAGTACGGCGAGGTCACCGCGGTGGACGGACTTGATCTGACGATCCGGCAGGGCGAGGTCTTCGGACTCCTGGGGCCCAACGGCGCCGGCAAGAGCACCACGGTGGAGATACTCCAGGGCCACCGCCAGCGGGACGGCGGCGAGGTCAGCGTGCTCGGCGCGGACCCGGCCGTCGCGGGGCGGGCCTGGCGCTCGCGCGTCGGGATCGTCTGGCAGGACGAGTCGGCGCCCGCCGAACTGACGGTACGGGAGACGGTCGAGCACTTCGCCCGCTACTACCCGGCCCCGCGCGACCCGGCCGGGGTCATCGCCCTGGTCGGCCTGGAGCACAAGCGCGAGGAGCGGGTGAAGGCGCTCTCGGGCGGCCAGCGGCGCCGGCTCGACGTGGCGCTCGGCGTCATCGGCAACCCCGAGCTGCTGCTCCTCGACGAGCCGACCACCGGCTTCGACCCGGCGGCCCGGCGACAGTTCTGGGACCTGATCCGGCTGCTCTCCGCCGAGGGCACCACCATCGTGCTCACCACGCACTACCTGGAGGAGGCCGAGGCCCTCGCCGACCGCCTCGCGGTCATCGCCAACGGCAAGGTCGTCGCCGAGGGCGAACCGGCCGGGCTGCGCTCCCGGTTCGGCACCGGCGCCACCGTCGAGTGGACCGAGGCCGACGGCACCCCGCGCAGCGTCTCCACCCAGACCCCCACCCGTACCGTCGCCGAGCTCATGGCCCGCTTCGACGGCGAGATCCCGGGTCTGAAGATCGGCCGGCCCACCCTGGAGGACGTGTACCTGCGCCTCACGGGACAGCTCGTACCCGCGACCGCGCGCCAGCAGGAGGAAGCCCGATGA